The proteins below are encoded in one region of Hordeum vulgare subsp. vulgare chromosome 3H, MorexV3_pseudomolecules_assembly, whole genome shotgun sequence:
- the LOC123442821 gene encoding uncharacterized protein LOC123442821 codes for METWKSWAPPRVKFFQWLANLDRCWTADRLRRRGLQHHPRCVLCDQEHETMRHLLVTCPFSRQVWHDTLSWLRLTCRPPDQEASLNDWWMQTKLDTPKAMRKGLATATLLTAWMLWKHRNSCVFDGERPSTPCFRQRSERKPPSGFRLELPALGRLCRLPGMCTSLVQAFLSFSFSFLSFEPL; via the coding sequence ATGGAAACCTGGAAGAGCTGGGCACCACCCCGCGTCAAGTTCTTCCAATGGCTTGCCAATCTAGACAGGTGCTGGACAGCGGACCGTCTGCGCCGCCGCGGCCTTCAGCACCATCCACGCTGTGTCCTTTGCGACCAAGAGCATGAAACGATGCGCCACTTGCTAGTCACCTGCCCCTTCTCGCGGCAGGTGTGGCATGACACGCTCTCCTGGCTGCGTTTGACATGCCGGCCGCCAGACCAAGAGGCCTCCCTAAACGACTGGTGGATGCAAACCAAGCTGGACACGCCTAAAGCTATGCGCAAGGGCCTCGCCACGGCAACCCTCCTCACAGCATGGATGCTTTGGAAGCACCGCAACTCATGTGTGTTCGACGGCGAACGGCCCTCCACTCCGTGCTTTCGGCAAAGATCAGAGAGGAAGCCTCCCTCTGGATTCAGGCTGGAGCTACCGGCCTTGGGACGATTGTGCCGCCTACCTGGGATGTGCACTAGTCTTGTGCAGGCctttctttccttttccttttcttttctttcttttgagcCCCTGTAG